The Vreelandella piezotolerans genomic interval TGCCAGAAAGCCTGCATGCGTTTCTGGCCTGCCCCACACCGGATAGCTGGCTTCAGTGGGCGCTTACCAATCCGGACATACTGCTGATCGATCATGCGCAGTGCGAAAAGAAAGCGGCTTCTACGGCCATGAGCCTACTGTATCGCTACGTCGATCAACCGCTGTTGCTCAGTAAAATGTCTCAGTTGGCCCGTGAAGAGCTGCTCCACTTCGAGCAGGTAGTCGGTCTCATGGAGAAGCGCGGAGTGACGTACCATCACCTCACTGCGTCGCGCTATGCCGAAGGGCTGCGACAGCATGTGCGCAGTCATGATCCAGAGCGCTTGATCGATGTATTGATTATCGGTGCCCTGATCGAAGCGCGTAGCTGTGAGCGGTTCGCACGTCTCATCCCTTATCTCGACGAAGAGCTGGCAAAGTTTTACCGCACGCTTGTGAAATCCGAAGGACGCCATTTCGAAGATTATCTGCTGTTGGCGCGTCAACAGACTGCAGAGCCGATCGATGATCGTATTGCCTTCTTTATCGCACGTGAAGCGGAGTTGATCACTGCTCCGGATACGGCGTTTCGTTTTCATAGCGGTGTGCCCGCCTAAGCCGCCGCTAGCCAGGCAGGAAGTATTCCATGCGCGATGCTCAACAGACAGATCAGCTGACCTTGTTTGGTCACTTCTCCTTGACGCAGGGAGAGGACGTACTCACTCATTTTAGTTACGACAAAGTGAAAGCTCTGCTGGTGTACCTGCTGTTGCATCGCCAGCCGGTCAATCGGGCAGCGCTGGCAGAGCTGCTCTGGCCAGATCAGGGATTATCGTCTGGCCGTACCAACTTGCGCCATGCGCTGCACTGCCTGCGGCAGTCGATGGGGGAAAGCGCTGACCAAGTGCTGAACGTTTCTCGTCAGACGATCGCTTTTCATCTACCTGCCCATTGGCAAGTCGATCTACACGATTTGCAGCAATTGCTGGAAGGCCCAAAGGATCTTGATACGCTCGAAGAGGTAATGGCCTGCTACCAGGGTGACCTCATCGAGGAGCTGCAGTTGTCCAACTGTAGCGAGTTTCAGCGCTGGCTGGTGCAGGTGCGTAACGAATGGCGCCAGCGTGTCATACGCTTCGCCGAACAGGTGTTGGAGAGCCATGACGAGACGCCTAACGATATGCTGGAGGGCTTGGTAAGCCGCTTTTCGGGCTATGGACCTTTCCATGAGCGGTTGGTGCGCCAGTTGGCGGAGCAGAATCAAATGGCGGCTGCTCATGAGCAATACAACAGCTACTTACAGTTGCTGGCGCTTTCGGGCCAGCAACCTGAGCCTAGTTTTTTGCAATTGGCGAGCTATTGGTCCGACGGCCACCATGACCCACGAGCGATGTCTCCCCAGGGAGCTTTCTCTCGTGCGATGGCCGCCGATAGCAAGCCGCTGCGTGAAGATGAGATCGAACTTCGCCAATTGTCGGTCATGGCGATTCGTTTACGTTTGAAAGGGGACTGGCAAGATCGCGCTGCCACCCGTAACTGCCTGGCGCTTCAACTGGAACTGATGCGCTGGCTAGAACAGCAGTGCCATCACTTGGGTGGTTTTTGGTTGCCAGGAGCCACAGGGGGATTGGGGTTGGCATGCTTTGGTACTCATGGTCCGGCGCACCAGCTTGCCGAGCTAGTGGCGCTTTACGAGCATTGCCAGCAGGCGCTCACTCAAGAAACCGAACGCCACTGGAGTGGTGACGGCGAGGCCCCCACCTTCGAGCTAGCGGCAGGTCTCAATAGTGGACGGGTAGTCTATTTGCCCGAGCGTCAGCTAGCCGACCCCCTGGGCCAGGTCACTCAGGTATCGCTCGAGTTGATGAGTGCCGCCGAAGGCAGTGAACTGGTGATTTCCCAAGAAGCCAGTCAGCACATGCCGCCGGCGCTAGACCTACAGCCGCGTTTGGTCTCGCGGCTGGTGGCCAGTGATGGACGCGTTCGCTTACGCGCACTGGTGTTGGGCCAGAACGAGGGTGGCCGCGACGCGCTACCGCCAAGCTTGGTCGGCCGCGAGACGTCGCTGCGAACCCTGCGCGATGCTCTGGCGCGCGCAGGTATTGGTTTACGCCAAAGCGTTCTCGTACGCGGTGCCTCTGGAATGGGGAAATCGGCGTTGATGGTGGGGTTTCGTCAGCTAGAGCTAAGCCGCGACGCTGCAATCTGTTGGCAGCCTACCACGCGCTTGTCCGTACTAGAGCCCTATGGGGTGGCGCGAACGCTGCTGGCGTGGCACCTGGATACTACGCCGACGTTAGCAGGGTTGCACCAGTTGCAAGCAGCGCTAGGCGACGCGCCGCTGGACGCTGCGCGTCAACAATTGCTCGAAGAAGCGCTAGGGGTGAGAGACGTTCAGGAAATTACCCAGCTCACACAAAATGGTGAAGCGGTCGAGCTGGTTGTGAAGCTGCTGCATCGTCTGATCGATCAGCGCGCTAGTGCCCAGACGCTCGTCTTGATGGTGGATGACTTGCAGTGGCTAGACGAGCCCTCCTTCAAGGTCCTTGCTGGTTTACAGGCCCGCCTGCCGATCAATACGGCCTTCATGCTGGTGGCTAGCCATCACGGTCGAGAGGCGCTGCCGGTCAAGCTGCATTGGGATCAACAGATCAGCCTCGGAAAGCTTGATGCACTGCAATCCTCGCGGCTGCTCTCGCAGTTGTCGCGTCGCTACCGTATGCATTTGAGTCCCCGTTTGCGCAACCAGATCATTGAGCGCTGTGACGGCGTCCCGCTCTATATGCAGGAGATTTGCCGGCGGCTCGATATGGATCGACGCGAAGGTCGCAGCGTTCAGTTCGACGAGTTGCCCAAGGGTTTACTGGGGCTGTTGGCGAGTCGTATCGACCAGTTGGAAGGCGATCGCGAGATTGCTCATATTGCCGCCGTTCTGGGCAAGCGTTTTCGCTTGGATTTCTTGGCTGAATGCAGCGGATGGGAGAAGGCGCGGCTCTCGCAAGCGGTGGAGCACATGCGTCAACTGGAGGTCATCGAGCCGGTTGATAAAGAGAGCGCTGAGCATGAATACCAGTTTAGCCATCAGTTGCTGCAGGAGGCGGCGTACCTCTCCTGTCCTCGCGACGTGCGGGTCAAGTTACACCAGCAGGTCGTTACCTTGATCGAAGAGCGTTTCCCTGTATGGATCAGCCGCCATCCTGGAGATTTCGCGACTCACCTACGGCGTAGCGGTCACTATGCCCGGGGTGCGCGCTATTTCGAGCTGTCTGCCCGTGAAGCGCTAAAAGTAAGCGCCAACCGAACGGCGCTGCGGATGGCGGACTTTGGTTTGGCGAGCTTGCGCCATGTCGAGCATGAGGTGGAGCGCGAGGTGAGTCTGCTGACCGTTCGTGGCCAAGCAGCCTTTGCGCTAGAGGGCCACGGCTCGCCCACGGCTCATGAGAGTTTCGTGCGCGCGCGGGAGTTACTGCGTCAATCGGGTGGCGATACGCCGGACGACCCGGAAGATCTCGAGCAAATTTTCTTGGTGAAGTGGGGGCTATGGGTGGGCCGCAGCCAGCGCTATGCCCATGCAGATGCGTTTGCCCTCGCCTCGACGCTAGCAGATATCGCCGAACGCCTGGAGGACCCCCGCTATCGGCGTCTGGCCGACTACGCCCGGGCACACTGTGAATATTGGGCAGGGCGCATTCAGCAGGCTCATGATCACTTGGATGAAATCGATCCACTCAATGCGCCCATGATGATCGAGTGGCTGCCGTTTTCGGATCACCCGCAGGTAACGGCGGCCTGCTTTCAGGGGTGGGCGCTCTGTTTGCGCGGTGACTATCAGCGCGCCGAACGACACGTGTCGTCGGCCATTCGGTTGGCCGAGAAAATCGGCCATCCAGGGACACTGGCCATGGCGCTGTTGTTCGCCGCCGCTTTGTATCGCCAGCTGGGCCATGTACATCTCGCTGCCCGTCACGCTGAGCGTGCGGCGGCGATGACGGGAACGCCTGATCTACAGCTGTGGCAGATTTCTGCTCAGGGCATGCTGGGCTGGCAGAAGGCCATGGCGGGAGATCATGCCGGGTTGGTGCAACTGAGAGACAGTCTGGATCAGATGGCCGAGCTGAACGGGCGTGACCGGTTCCAACGTCCTGTTTTATGGTATTCGGACGCCTGTGTCGAGCTTGGTGAGTTGAAGGCCGCCGAAGAGTACCTGGATCAGTGCTTGGTGATTGCCCGAGAGCGCACCACACTATTTTTGCCCGAGCTGGCGACACAGCTGGCTAGGGTGCGTGATTTGCTGGGTCATCCCGCCAGTGAAGTGAGAGCCTTGGCCGATATGGCAATCAACCAGGCGCGAGAACATGGCAATCGCCATCAGGAATTAGCGGCCCTGGAGCTCTGGTTGACGCGTATTGCTCCCCATGACCAGGCGGCAAAAGATGCATTCCGGCGCCTGTTGGGGGAGGTAAGTCATAGTGATGCGCCGGTGCTGGTGCGCTGGGTAAGCTTGTTGGATCGACGTTTGCCTCACACGCTAAGCGTCGAAAAGGAGACGTAGGCCATTTAGCGCGTGCTCTGCTCCAGCCATGATAGCGTGGCGAGCGCCTCATTACGGTGTTCGCCACATACCATAGGGTCATAATCGAATTGACCGCATACGTCCGGTCGCTGCGGACTGCCAAACAGCATGCATAGATGGTGGTCGTCTAGGTGAACGCAGCGTACGCCTGCCGGTTTTCCATGGGGCATCCCCGGAATGGGGGAGGTTATAGACGGCGCGATGCAGCATGCACCGCAGCCTGGACGACAACCAACGGTGCTGTCACTGGCAATGAGCTCGCTCATGGTGTCGCCAGTGCCGTCGCACCTTTGTTTATGCCCTCGAACGCATGAACTTCGGTCACTATTCCCGTCTTTTCGGCAATCTGATTGGCCAGCCATTGAGCGATGTTTTCGACGGTGGTGGGTTTGGGTAGCACGCAACACCGCTCGGTTGGCAAGGTGATCGAGAAACGGCCTTGAGCAGCCTCATAGCGGCAAGTCAGTTGCGTTTCGCTATGCTCTGTCATGTCCGCTTCTTCCAGCAAATACCGGTTGTCTAGCCAAGCGCCCCACTGCCGTTCCAGCGACGGCTGTCTCTGCTGCTCTTGGAAAATATGTAAGCGAGAGCGGTGGCCGTGGGCGATGCGCTGGCAATTCCCCAAATGGCGCTTAAGTCCATGACTGTAGCCATAGGCTGCGCCATCTACACGCTCATTACTAAGCGTCAGCATTACACGTTCCACGTTGGCTGGTCGCTGCTCGGTGAGTTGATCGCTGAGATAACGGGTGACGCGTGCTAGGGAGATCGATTCCCAAGGCAGCAGCGTAAACGCCTCTGCCGGTCCACGAACTTCCATGGGGTAGGGGTGGGTGGTACGGAGGCAAACGCCTTCATCGCACTCGCTGATCTCGACCCCAGGTGCTTGGGTGGGAACCAGTAAGGTGTGATCCAATCCGCTATCCAGGGTGCGCTTGATCCATGGTTTGACTTCGCCGAAGTCGAACAGCATGCCATCCTCGCCTAGCTCTCCCTCAAGCTGGGCATCTACCTGCCAGCTACAGCCAACCAGCCCGCTCACAGAGCACCAAAGGGAAACATCGACGTGGGTTAGTTGATTAACGAATAGGGCCATTACTCGAATCCTGCGATTTTGTGCGTTTGCAGTGACAGACGCCACTGGGGGTTGGCCATGCAGTAGGCAGTGGTAGCTTTCACGATGTCCGCCCTGTCGGTAGCTATCTGCGCATGGGCGACAGCACTGAGGTCTATGGGCTGTAAAAAGAAGTGCTTGAAAGCGAGGTGAGTAAACTGCTCGGGCAGCGCATCCGCCTGAGGGTAGACCAGCTTCAGCTCGTCCCCCTGAGTGATCGCTAATGGATTGCGGCCCTTGGGACTCACACAGAGCCAGTCGATGCCTGCAGGGGCAGGCATCGTGCCGTTGGTCTCAACGGCCACTTCGAAGCCTTCGCTATGTAACGTGGCGATCAGGGCGCTATCGAGTTGTAGCAACGGTTCGCCGCCAGTGAACACCACGTAAGGCACTGCTTGACTCACTTCTCGAGGCCACAGTGCTTTTATATGAAGTGCTAGCGCCATTGCGGTCTCGAATCGGCCGCCGTTGACCCCATCGGTGCCGATGAAATCGGTATCGCAAAAGGTGCATTTGGCGTTAGGTCTATCCGCTTCTCTACCTGACCAGAGGTTGCAGCCGGTGAAGCGGCAAAACACGCTGGCGCGACCCGCTTGGGCGCCTTCGCCCTGCAGGGTGTAGAAAGCCTCTTTGACGTGGTACATCAGCGGCCACCCTGCGACGTGTCGATAGCGTAAGCAAGAGGATCGACGCAATTGTTGGCCGCAAAGGCGGCCAACCGCTCACGGCAACTACCGCACTGGCCGCAGGCGAGTTCGCGGCCTTCGTAGCAGGTCCACGTCTGGCGATAGTCCAGCCCCATGGCTAACCCTTCGCGCAGAATATCCTCTTTACGAACGTTTAGATAAGGCGCATGAAGTAACACGGGTTCGAAGTTGGCGATACCGGCAACGTGATTCATGGCATCGACAAACTCGGGACGACAGTCTGGGTAGAGTACGTGGTCGCCCCCATGAGCGCCGTAATCCACCCGCCCCGCGCCAATGTTGACCGCCTTGGCAATGGCCAGGGAGAGCAAAATCATGTTGCGATTAGGCACTACCGTGGCGCTGAGGTTGTTTGCGTCGTAATTGCCGGTGGGCATGTCGATAGCGCTATTGGTCAGCGCTGAGTTATCGATCAGCCCATGGATGGCGCGAATATCGACGACTTTGTGAGCAATGCCCAGGGATTCGCACACCTGGCGGGCGGTGTCGAGCTCCCGGCGGTGGCGCTGGCCATAGTCGAAAGAGAGCGCGTGGACAGTGAGTCCTTCCCGAATGGCGCGATGTAAAACAGTGAAAGAGTCCATGCCGCCGGAGTAAATCACGACGGTGGCTGACGCCTTGGCGCCAGGTGAAGCGGTAGAGGACATACGAAATGCTCATCGTCGGAGAATTTATGTGTCTTTGCCTCGGTGCAAGGCAGTGTTCCGGGGTCCGGTCCGGAAAGGCGGCAGTTTACGCAATAGCGAACCATCTAGCCAGTGGGCTAGTGCGTCTCAGTCGGTGTGTGTGAGTGGTTTGCCATGTTAAGCTAATTGGCCAAGCCGTTAGGAAGACACTTATGGCCACGATAGAACATAGCGAAATCGTCAAGGCTCCCCCCGAGCGGGTGTTTGATCTGCTACGCCGTGTCGAAGATTTTGCCGATTACTCGGACCTCATTCGCTCCATCGATAGCTTAGGCGAAAACCGCTATCGCTGGCACGTGCGGGCAGTAGGGATGGATTGGTCGTTCGATGTTGTCGTCACCGACATTCAGCCGCCCCATGTGCTGGCTTGGGAGTCGTTGGAGGGTGTCAAAAATCAAGGCCGGTATCAGCTGCGGGCCGTACCCGAGGGCACGGAGGTGGCGTTGACGCTACATTATGAGATTCGCAATCGCCTAATGGAAAAAGCCGTCAACAAAGCAGCAAAGCCGTTGGTGGGCAAGGTCAGCCGACAAATTCTCGATCGGGTCGAAGCACGGCTGAATGGCTAAATTGTCGCTTCATTCTTGGCGCTGGGTAGTAAGCTTTGCGGCCGCTGCCATGTTGGCTTATCTCTGGCTGTGGTACTCCCCTGATTTGTCCGCGCTGAAGCGCTGGGCCGCCACGATGTCTCATCACCCCGCGGTGATCGCATCTGTGATGGTGGCCATGGCGCTGACACTTGCCGTAGGTCTGCCCGGTAGCATAGGCCTATGGCTGATTGCTCCGTTTTATACGCCTCTAGTAGCCACACTGATGTTAACGGTCAGTAGCGTGGTGGGGGCCTGGGGGGCATACGCATTGGCTGCACGACTGGGTGAGCGCTGGCAGCCTAGAGGCTTGACGCTAAAGGTGATGGAGCACCTCAAAGCACGAAGTGATCTTCTAACGCAGTGCGCCATACGAGTGTTACCGGGTTTTCCCCACTCGGTCATCAATTTCGCAGCAGGGTTGGGCAAAATTTCGCTTGGTCGCTATCTGCTAGCCGCATGTCTTGGGTTATCGGTCAAATGGGCAGTGTATAGCAGCGCCATCTATGGCGCGCTGGAAGCCATCGAAGAAGAGGATGCCCTGCAATGGGATGTCATGCTGCCACTGCTGGCATTGACACTCCTATTACTTTTAGGAGCTTGGTATCGGCGCCGCCTGGAGGCGGCGCGTCAAATGGCTTCATGAGTCCCAGAACTTAGTGAGTCTTGTGCATAGACGCATCTAGGTGGTCGACCACCTCGGCCCAATCGGCGTCTTCCTCTACGGCTTCCCTAAGAAAGTCGGCTTGTCCCTCGTTCCAGCAGGGTGCATCCGCCAACGGCATCTCTTTGGGTAGCGGTGAGTGGCGCTGAATGAAGCGCTCGATGGATTCCGCATCCGAGCGTAGGCCTAACTGCTCGAAGAGTTCACTAAAGTGATGCACCGGCTGATCCATAAGTCGCTTCCTATCCTATTGGGGTAATAAACGTTAAACAGATAAGTTAACCATAGCGTTTATTAGCGGCTACGCCAGTATGAGTCGGAGTCTTGCCGTTAACGCTCGCCTACGAGCGGCATCATGAAGCGCTCGCGCCGGTCTTCTGGTGAAAGCGGTTGAGCAATTAGATGGACCAGCTTGGTATAGACGGCTTCGGGTGTCATGTCGTCTCCAGACAATACGCCCGCATCCACGAGGCCATTACCTGCAGCATAAGCGCCCATCTTTACGCGACCCTGGGGGCATTGGCTGATGGCGGCGATCAACTTGCCTTCGCCGCTGGCTTTGGCGATTACAGCAAGAAGGTCGGGGTCATCAGGCAAATTACCTGCTCCCCAGAGCTGTAGCAGCGCCCCCTTGACGTTAGGGTGACCAAGCCATGCGTCGAGTTGCCAAGCAGCTATTCCTGGCCAAAGAGCAATCCGGACCACTTCGCCCCGAGCCACGGGTTGATAATCCAATCGTTCGAATCGCGGTGCGCCGCGCTGTTGGTAAACCAAGCCACGCCTTGGGAAGAGGATGAAATCGTCACCTACGCGCTCCCCTAGCGGTGGATAGCTTGGTGAAGTGAAGGCATCGGAGGCTTCACTGTGTTGTTTGATGGCGCGAACCCCTCTGAGTAAACGATCGGCGAAATAGACCGCGACTTCTTGTAATTGAGGATGGGCCGAGAACCGTAAAGCGCCATACACATTGCCTAACCCATCGCCGTTGGGGGTTTCGAGTGGTGCCATCGCGCCTGTTAAAACGACGGGCCGGTCCAGGCCTTGGAGCTGATAGGCCAGGCTCGCGGCGGTCCAGCTGAGCGTGTCGGTGCCGTGGATGACCACGAATCCACGGTATTGATCGAAGCGTTCGGCGATATCGTTGGCAAGCTGCTGCCACGTCAATGGCGTTGCGGCGCTAGAGTCGATCAAAGGCGAGTAGCTCATCACGTCGTAGGCGGGAAGCAGGGATTGATCATGCAGTGACCGTTGACTCAGTGCCTTGTCTAAGCGCTCGGAAAAATTTCCTGCTGGCGACAAGCCGTTGGCCTGGGGCTGCATGCCAATCGTGCCACCGGTGTAAATGACCAATACCCGCTCTTGGCGGTGGGGCGTATCGGCTAGAAGAGGAGCTTGGCTCATCGCGGTATCCTGTGAGAGCTAAACGTTATCGGTGATAGACCTGAAGATGGCCGCTATGGTCGTCGAGTTGCCGCTGTCGGCCTGCAAACAGCGCGAAAATGCCGCAAATGCCAATCAGGCCAATGAGTAGCCAGGCGATATGTTCAGTGGTAGCACCGGCTTGGAGCATCAAGCCTACCCCAAAGGGCCCCAAGGCGGCCAATGTGTATCCGCCGCCCTGTACCAAGCCGGATAGCTGCCCTGCTAAGCGTTCGTTGGCAGTTCGTAACACCAGCAGGCTTAATGCAAGGCTAAAGCTTCCGCCTTGCCCAAGTCCTAGCAATACGGCGCCTGGCCAGCGCCAGGTCAAAGGCGCTGCCAGTAAGCAGGCGAGACCCATCGCCGTGCAGATCAATACCAGCAGGAGGGCAGGGCGTTGGTCGTGATGGAGGCGCGCAATCCATGGGGCGCTCAGTGCTGAGGCCAGCTGACACAGGATGGAAACGGCCATCGTCCACCCGGCAGTAGCTTCTGTGTAACCCCGCTCGATGAGCAGCGTTGGCAGCCAGCCGAACACGATATAGGCCATGGAGGACTGGATGCCCATGAACAGCATGACCTGCCAGGTAAGCGGCTTGCTAAGTAACGTGACGAGCGGAAGGCTGGAGGGGGAGCCAATGGCCTTCGAGGAGTAAGGCGTGGGTGCATAGCGAACCCAAACGATAAAGGTGGCGAGGGCTAAAAGCGCCCAACTGACCAAACTGGCCTGCCAACCGCCTAGCCACTGCATCAGCGGGACGCTGAGCCCGGCACCTAGCGCGCCTCCCATGCAGAGTGCCATAGTGTAGAGTCCGGTCAATAGGTCCGCATTTTGGGGAAGTTCGCGTTTGACCAGCGCGGGTAACAGCGTCCCCGCAAGCCCAATAGCGCTTCCTGCCATGGCAGTACCCACGTACAACATCCCAGGCAGTGGTAGTACGCGGATCAATAAACCGCTGGCCAGCAGAAGTAGGGCACTGCTTAGCGCACGTTCGCTCCCCAGTCGACGACCGATGATAGGCGCAAGCGGTGCCGTCAAACCAAGAAACAGCACGGGAAGGGTGGTCAGGAGGCCCGCTGCTGGGGCTGAGAGCCCTGCGTTCTCTTGCAAACGATTGAGTAACGGTGCCACCGATGACATGGCAGGGCGCAAATTGAGCCCTACCAAGAACATCAACACAATGAAGCGGCAAGCGTGGCGTGAAACCATGGCGCAGGCTTATTTCAAGTGAGGGCGCAGGTCGCCGCGTACCGCATCGAGCAGGGTGATGAAGTGAAAATCTTCCGGGTTATCCAGGCAGTCGACGCGTACTTGCGTTCGCATGCCTTTGTCGATTTCCAGTTTATCGTAGATTTCGAGCGTCAGCTTATTGGCGGGCTTCTCTCCTGGTGCCACGATACCATCTTCCAGCGTGAAGGTTTCCAGTAGAGTGGCACGAACACGTGTGCTGTTCCCTTCACTCAATACGCGGCGTACGAACAGCCAACCTTCGCAGGGGAGTGACGCGTTGTCACGCTCGCGTAGGAAAAGCGTGCGATAGCAGGCGCCTTCGGCAGCAGCTTTTTCAGCCATGCTGCGGTAGGCTTGCACGACCTGATTCGCTGAGGCGCGGGCGTCCTCCAAGCGTTGCGCGATTCCCTGGTGTTCGCGGCTGAGTTGCTCCTGACGCTGAAAGACCAGCCATTGGCGATAATCGGCCATGAGTTGTGAAGACGCCATAGTCACTCCATGAATTAATTCAGCAAAAACGCCCGAATAGGCGAGGCGATACCTTCGCACATTCCGGGCGTGCGGGCTAGCGGCGGCTACGGCGACGTCGCTCTCCACCCGTATTGGTAGATGGCCCATCTTGCTTGCGCCGACGAGGTGGACGCTGACTCCGGCGACCATTTTCGATGGGTTCTGGCTTGGCATTGGGGTCGGGCTCGAAGCCCGGTTCGATGTGTTTCGGCAACGTTTGATTGATCAGTCGCTCGATGTTTTTGAGCAGACCATGCTCGTCGATGCACACCAACGAGACAGCTTCACCATTGCTGCCCGCACGCCCTGTGCGACCGATGCGGTGAACGTAATCTTCAGCGACATTGGGCAGATCGAAGTTCACCACATGGGGAAGTTCATTGATGTCTAGGCCGCGCGCGGCAATATCAGTGGCGACGAGCACCTGTAAATCGCCGCTCTTGAACGCACCGAGCGCACGCGTGCGTGCACCCTGACTTTTGTTGCCGTGGATCGCCATGGCAGGGATATCCTGCTTGGAGAGTTGCTCGGCTAGCCGGTTAGCGCCGTGCTTGGTGCGAGTGAATACTAGTACCTGAAACCAGTTGTGACG includes:
- a CDS encoding MFS transporter, with the protein product MVSRHACRFIVLMFLVGLNLRPAMSSVAPLLNRLQENAGLSAPAAGLLTTLPVLFLGLTAPLAPIIGRRLGSERALSSALLLLASGLLIRVLPLPGMLYVGTAMAGSAIGLAGTLLPALVKRELPQNADLLTGLYTMALCMGGALGAGLSVPLMQWLGGWQASLVSWALLALATFIVWVRYAPTPYSSKAIGSPSSLPLVTLLSKPLTWQVMLFMGIQSSMAYIVFGWLPTLLIERGYTEATAGWTMAVSILCQLASALSAPWIARLHHDQRPALLLVLICTAMGLACLLAAPLTWRWPGAVLLGLGQGGSFSLALSLLVLRTANERLAGQLSGLVQGGGYTLAALGPFGVGLMLQAGATTEHIAWLLIGLIGICGIFALFAGRQRQLDDHSGHLQVYHR